Proteins found in one Oncorhynchus mykiss isolate Arlee chromosome 3, USDA_OmykA_1.1, whole genome shotgun sequence genomic segment:
- the LOC110520852 gene encoding farnesyl pyrophosphate synthase, translated as MGDSSCSNGTHHSGAAQSDPQLFEAQFEELVTELTEQDLTDSVLADALNRLREVLHYNTPGGKRNRGLSVIGSLRELVPPTELTQDAVRRALLVGWCIELLQAFFLVADDIMDASVTRRGQPCWYKRESVGLDAINDSFLLEGSIYRLLRRHCRAQPYYVHLLELFTETSFQTELGQALDLMTAPPGQIDLNRFTMERYKAIVKYKTAFYSFYLPVAAAMYMAGIDSEEEHNNAKHILLEMGEFFQIQDDYLDCYGDPAVTGKIGTDIQDNKCGWLVVTALGVMTPEQRAELESCYGRHDSVEKVKALYNTLQMPTLYHQYEDDSYQRLQKLIARHAQNLPHAVFLNFAKKIYKRNK; from the exons ATG GGTGACAGTAGTTGCAGCAACGGGACCCACCACTCGGGGGCGGCGCAGTCAGACCCACAGCTGTTTGAGGCCCAGTTTGAGGAGCTGGTGACCGAGCTCACAGAGCAGGACCTCACAGACTCTGTCCTCGCTGACGCTCTCAACAGACTCCGAGAG GTGTTGCATTACAACACTCCTGGCGGAAAAAGAAACAGAGGCCTGTCTGTGATTGGCTCTTTGAGGGAGCTTGTTCCTCCCACTGAGCTGACCCAGGATGCTGTTCGACGGGCCCTGCTGGTTGGCTGGTGCATTGAGCTG ctccaggCGTTCTTCTTGGTAGCTGATGACATCATGGATGCTTCAGTGACTCGGAGAGGTCAGCCCTGCTGGTACAAGAGG GAGAGTGTGGGTCTGGATGCCATCAATGATTCCTTCCTCCTGGAGGGATCCATCTACAGACTACTGCGCAGACACTGCAGGGCACAGCCCTACTATGTACACCTATTGGAGCTCTTCACTGAg ACGTCCTTCCAGACCGAGCTGGGCCAGGCACTGGACCTGATGACCGCTCCTCCTGGTCAAATAGACCTCAACCGCTTCACCATGGAGAG ATATAAGGCCATAGTAAAGTACAAGACTGCCTTCTACTCCTTCTACCTCCCTGTGGCAGCAGCCATGTACATG GCGGGCATCGACAGTGAAGAGGAACACAACAACGCCAAACATATCTTACTGGAGATGGGAGAGTTCTTCCAGATACAG GATGACTACCTGGATTGCTATGGCGACCCGGCGGTGACAGGGAAGATTGGAACAGACATCCAGGACAACAAATGCGGCTGGCTGGTGGTGACCGCTCTAGGGGTCATGACCCCGGAACAAAGGGCAGAGCTGGAG TCATGTTATGGTCGGCATGACAGTGTGGAGAAGGTGAAAGCACTGTACAACACCCTACAGATGCCCACCCTGTACCACCAATACGAAGACGACAGCTATCAGCGCTTACAGAAACTCATCGCGCGCCACGCCCAAAACCTTCCACACGCAGTTTTCCTCAACTTTGCCAAGAAAATCTACAAGAGAAACAAGTGA